One Hordeum vulgare subsp. vulgare chromosome 4H, MorexV3_pseudomolecules_assembly, whole genome shotgun sequence DNA window includes the following coding sequences:
- the LOC123446552 gene encoding GDSL esterase/lipase At4g16230-like isoform X2, translated as MSSRLTLLACIGALFAGAAAAVPPATYVFGDSLVDAGNNNYIATLSRANYAPNGIDFDGHQPTGRYTNGRTIVDILGLGGFVPPYLDPNTTGDVLFRGVNYASGGGGILNQTGSIFGGRINLDAQIDNYAKNRRDMMTQRGEVAAVSRLRGALFSVTMGSNDFINNYLVPILSVPERAATPPEAFINGMIAKYRQQLIRLYLLDARKIVVVNVGPIGCIPYLRDIMTTGAGAGAGACAEFPNQLAQSFNRKLRGVVSELGAGLGGSRFVYADVYRIVSDIIANYKSNGFEVADSACCFVGGRFGGLAPCGPTSSYCADRSKYVFWDAYHPSDAANALIASRILDGDPADISPVNVRQLLFDDA; from the exons ATGTCATCCCGTTTGACTCTATTGGCGTGCATCGGCGCGCTGTTCGCCGGTGCCGCCGCTGCTGTTCCGCCGGCAACATACGTCTTCGGGGACTCGCTCGTCGACGCCGGCAACAATAACTACATCGCCACGCTGTCCCGGGCGAACTATGCCCCCAACGGCATCGATTTCGACGGCCACCAGCCCACCGGCCGGTACACCAACGGCCGGACCATCGTCGACATACTAG GGCTAGGAGGGTTTGTGCCGCCCTACCTGGACCCAAACACCACCGGCGACGTCCTGTTCAGAGGCGTCAACTACGCGTCCGGCGGCGGGGGCATACTGAACCAGACCGGGAGCATCTTC GGTGGGCGTATAAACCTGGATGCGCAGATTGACAACTACGCCAAGAACCGGCGCGACATGATGACACAGCGCGGGGAGGTGGCAGCGGTGAGCCGGCTGAGGGGCGCGCTCTTCTCGGTCACCATGGGCTCGAATGACTTCATCAACAACTACCTCGTCCCCATCCTCTCCGTGCCGGAGCGCGCCGCCACGCCCCCGGAGGCCTTCATCAACGGCATGATCGCCAAGTACCGGCAGCAGCTCATC AGGCTGTACCTTCTGGACGCCCGTAAGATCGTGGTGGTGAACGTGGGGCCGATCGGCTGCATCCCGTACCTGAGGGACATCATGACCACCGGGGCCGGGGCCGGGGCCGGGGCGTGTGCCGAGTTCCCGAACCAGCTGGCCCAGTCCTTCAACCGCAAGCTGCGAGGCGTGGTGAGCGAGCTGGGCGCCGGCCTCGGCGGCTCGCGCTTCGTCTACGCCGACGTCTACCGCATCGTGTCCGACATCATCGCCAATTACAAGTCCAACG GGTTCGAGGTGGCGGACTCGGCGTGCTGCTTCGTGGGCGGGCGGTTCGGCGGGCTGGCGCCATGCGGACCCACGTCCAGCTACTGCGCGGACAGGTCCAAGTACGTGTTCTGGGACGCCTACCACCCCAGCGACGCCGCCAACGCGCTCATAGCCAGCCGCATCCTCGACGGCGACCCGGCAGATATCTCCCCAGTCAACGTGCGCCAGCTGCTCTTCGACGATGCTTAG
- the LOC123446552 gene encoding GDSL esterase/lipase At4g16230-like isoform X1 gives MSSRLTLLACIGALFAGAAAAVPPATYVFGDSLVDAGNNNYIATLSRANYAPNGIDFDGHQPTGRYTNGRTIVDILGQEIGLGGFVPPYLDPNTTGDVLFRGVNYASGGGGILNQTGSIFGGRINLDAQIDNYAKNRRDMMTQRGEVAAVSRLRGALFSVTMGSNDFINNYLVPILSVPERAATPPEAFINGMIAKYRQQLIRLYLLDARKIVVVNVGPIGCIPYLRDIMTTGAGAGAGACAEFPNQLAQSFNRKLRGVVSELGAGLGGSRFVYADVYRIVSDIIANYKSNGFEVADSACCFVGGRFGGLAPCGPTSSYCADRSKYVFWDAYHPSDAANALIASRILDGDPADISPVNVRQLLFDDA, from the exons ATGTCATCCCGTTTGACTCTATTGGCGTGCATCGGCGCGCTGTTCGCCGGTGCCGCCGCTGCTGTTCCGCCGGCAACATACGTCTTCGGGGACTCGCTCGTCGACGCCGGCAACAATAACTACATCGCCACGCTGTCCCGGGCGAACTATGCCCCCAACGGCATCGATTTCGACGGCCACCAGCCCACCGGCCGGTACACCAACGGCCGGACCATCGTCGACATACTAG GGCAAGAGATAGGGCTAGGAGGGTTTGTGCCGCCCTACCTGGACCCAAACACCACCGGCGACGTCCTGTTCAGAGGCGTCAACTACGCGTCCGGCGGCGGGGGCATACTGAACCAGACCGGGAGCATCTTC GGTGGGCGTATAAACCTGGATGCGCAGATTGACAACTACGCCAAGAACCGGCGCGACATGATGACACAGCGCGGGGAGGTGGCAGCGGTGAGCCGGCTGAGGGGCGCGCTCTTCTCGGTCACCATGGGCTCGAATGACTTCATCAACAACTACCTCGTCCCCATCCTCTCCGTGCCGGAGCGCGCCGCCACGCCCCCGGAGGCCTTCATCAACGGCATGATCGCCAAGTACCGGCAGCAGCTCATC AGGCTGTACCTTCTGGACGCCCGTAAGATCGTGGTGGTGAACGTGGGGCCGATCGGCTGCATCCCGTACCTGAGGGACATCATGACCACCGGGGCCGGGGCCGGGGCCGGGGCGTGTGCCGAGTTCCCGAACCAGCTGGCCCAGTCCTTCAACCGCAAGCTGCGAGGCGTGGTGAGCGAGCTGGGCGCCGGCCTCGGCGGCTCGCGCTTCGTCTACGCCGACGTCTACCGCATCGTGTCCGACATCATCGCCAATTACAAGTCCAACG GGTTCGAGGTGGCGGACTCGGCGTGCTGCTTCGTGGGCGGGCGGTTCGGCGGGCTGGCGCCATGCGGACCCACGTCCAGCTACTGCGCGGACAGGTCCAAGTACGTGTTCTGGGACGCCTACCACCCCAGCGACGCCGCCAACGCGCTCATAGCCAGCCGCATCCTCGACGGCGACCCGGCAGATATCTCCCCAGTCAACGTGCGCCAGCTGCTCTTCGACGATGCTTAG